In the genome of Pseudomonas sp. P5_109, one region contains:
- a CDS encoding LysR family transcriptional regulator, with amino-acid sequence MSMQWNLEQLRLFVSVAEQRSFSAVARDQRKAQSAVSSSIALLEEDLGVSLFDRSSGRQPKLTEAGTALLDEAREVLRQCERLNGRALAMMRGQEARLRVAQDEAMPYQPIIESFEALAEKFPSLEVQLTSAAQGDVARKLVERRADLGLLFFHDQIPEALERRVLGSVEMVTVCGKDHPLAGKGSVDGQQLALHRQLLMSTESSIYPGSDPASPQVWRADSFYVMAEWLVRGLGWAWLPRHVVQYPTYQNQMVELVSEWTPPALVVELVWRRDEPLGPAARWLAERFAVHLQTIGEKSR; translated from the coding sequence ATGAGCATGCAATGGAATCTTGAGCAGCTGCGGTTGTTTGTCAGCGTAGCCGAGCAGCGCTCGTTTTCTGCCGTGGCGCGGGATCAGCGCAAGGCGCAGTCGGCGGTCAGCAGTTCGATCGCGTTGCTGGAAGAAGACCTGGGCGTCAGCTTGTTCGACCGCAGCAGCGGCCGCCAGCCGAAACTCACCGAAGCCGGCACGGCTTTGCTGGACGAAGCGCGGGAAGTGTTGCGCCAGTGCGAACGACTCAACGGCCGGGCACTGGCAATGATGCGCGGCCAGGAGGCGCGACTGCGTGTGGCGCAGGATGAGGCGATGCCTTATCAGCCGATCATCGAAAGCTTCGAGGCCCTGGCGGAAAAATTTCCCAGCCTTGAAGTGCAACTGACCAGCGCCGCCCAGGGCGATGTCGCGCGCAAGCTGGTGGAACGGCGCGCCGATCTGGGGCTGCTGTTCTTTCACGATCAGATTCCCGAGGCACTCGAGCGGCGGGTGCTGGGCAGTGTAGAAATGGTCACGGTGTGTGGCAAGGATCATCCGTTGGCGGGCAAAGGCTCGGTGGACGGCCAGCAACTGGCGCTGCATCGGCAGTTGCTGATGTCCACGGAGTCGAGCATTTATCCCGGCAGTGACCCCGCCAGCCCGCAAGTCTGGCGCGCTGACAGTTTCTATGTGATGGCCGAATGGCTGGTGCGCGGCCTCGGCTGGGCCTGGTTGCCGCGCCATGTGGTGCAGTACCCGACGTATCAGAATCAGATGGTCGAACTGGTCAGCGAATGGACCCCGCCAGCCCTGGTGGTGGAGCTGGTATGGCGCCGGGACGAACCGCTCGGCCCGGCCGCGCGCTGGCTCGCCGAACGTTTTGCCGTGCACTTGCAGACGATTGGCGAAAAAAGCCGATAA
- the waaA gene encoding lipid IV(A) 3-deoxy-D-manno-octulosonic acid transferase, with amino-acid sequence MNRTLYTALFYLGLPLVAIRLWLRARKAPAYARRIGERFSYGMPALKPGGIWVHAVSVGESIAAAPMIRALLARYPDLPITVTCMTPTGSERILALFANEPRIQHCYLPYDLPCAARRFLDRVQPKLAVIMETELWPNHIHQCAKRGIPVALANARLSERSARGYGRFPKLTRPMLAEMSLFAVQTEAEAQRFRNLGARAEAVEVTGSIKFDLTIDPQLLERASQLRGQWQALERPVWIAASTHDGEDEVVLAAHRQLLASHPDALLILVPRHPERFNSVYGLCQQQGFATVRRSSGDAVSANTSVLLGDTMGELLFLYALADSAFVGGSLVPNGGHNLLEPAALAKPVLSGPHLFNFLEIAAQLRSAGALQEVEDAEGLAVAVQRLFELPRDAQRMAEAGLKVMRANQGALQRLLDGLGRLIER; translated from the coding sequence ATGAATAGAACTCTCTACACCGCGCTGTTTTATCTGGGGCTGCCATTGGTAGCGATTCGGCTGTGGCTGCGCGCGCGCAAGGCGCCGGCGTATGCCAGGCGCATCGGCGAGCGATTCTCCTACGGGATGCCGGCGCTGAAACCGGGCGGCATCTGGGTGCACGCCGTCTCGGTGGGCGAAAGCATTGCTGCCGCACCGATGATCCGCGCCTTGCTGGCGCGTTATCCGGATTTGCCGATCACGGTGACCTGCATGACGCCGACCGGGTCGGAACGCATCCTCGCGCTGTTCGCCAATGAGCCGCGCATCCAGCACTGTTATCTGCCGTACGACCTGCCTTGCGCTGCCCGGCGCTTCCTCGATCGGGTCCAGCCGAAACTGGCGGTGATCATGGAAACCGAACTGTGGCCCAACCATATCCATCAATGTGCCAAGCGTGGCATTCCCGTGGCGCTGGCCAATGCGCGACTGTCCGAGCGGTCGGCCAGGGGCTACGGCCGGTTCCCCAAGCTGACCCGGCCGATGCTGGCCGAGATGAGCCTGTTCGCGGTGCAGACCGAAGCCGAAGCCCAGCGTTTCCGGAATCTCGGCGCACGGGCTGAAGCCGTCGAAGTGACCGGTTCGATCAAGTTCGACCTGACCATCGACCCGCAACTGCTTGAGCGCGCCAGCCAATTGCGCGGGCAATGGCAAGCGCTGGAGCGACCGGTGTGGATCGCGGCCAGCACCCATGACGGCGAAGACGAGGTGGTGCTGGCGGCTCATCGTCAGCTGTTGGCCAGTCACCCCGATGCCTTGCTGATTCTGGTACCGCGTCATCCGGAGCGCTTCAATTCGGTGTACGGGTTGTGCCAGCAACAAGGGTTTGCCACGGTCCGCCGTTCGAGCGGTGATGCGGTCAGTGCCAATACGTCGGTGCTGCTGGGCGACACCATGGGCGAGTTGCTGTTTCTCTACGCCCTGGCGGACAGTGCCTTCGTCGGCGGCAGTCTGGTGCCCAATGGCGGGCATAACCTGCTGGAGCCGGCCGCCCTCGCTAAACCGGTGTTGAGCGGGCCGCATCTGTTCAACTTCCTCGAAATCGCCGCGCAGTTGCGCAGTGCCGGGGCGTTGCAGGAAGTAGAGGATGCCGAAGGGCTGGCGGTGGCGGTGCAGCGACTGTTCGAACTGCCCCGTGATGCGCAGCGCATGGCAGAGGCCGGGTTGAAAGTGATGCGCGCCAATCAGGGTGCATTGCAGCGCTTGCTGGATGGGTTGGGGCGGTTGATCGAGCGTTAG
- a CDS encoding TolC family outer membrane protein, giving the protein MLRKLSLALAVSCASNGMAWAADAPLSNKTDLVSVYQEAVNNNSDLAAAIAQYGAQKEVVPQARAGLLPNLSGGADVAEVRTSLDQPSGTTNRDAHSYQATLAQPLFRADRWFQFQAAKEVNEQAALQLSATEQNLILQTADSYFNVLRSQDNLASTKAEEAAFKRQLDQSNERFDVGLSDKTDVLNSQASYDTARANRIVAQRQVDDAFEALITLTNRQYNSIWGISHNLPILPPVPNDAKAWVETAGRQNLNLLASNYAVSAAEQTLKQRKSGHLPTVDAIAKYEKGDNDALGFSNPNNLPQAYGGNVEQTTVGLQLNIPIYSGGLINSQVRQSYAQLDQTEQQRESLRRSIVENTRDLHRAVNTDVEQVQARKQSIISNQSAVEATEIGYQVGTRNIVDVLDAQRQLYSSVRDYNNTRYDYILDNLRLKQQAGTLNPGDLQNLARWLNPNYNPDKDFLPPDLAKAAEEQLKARPDQ; this is encoded by the coding sequence ATGCTGCGCAAACTTTCACTGGCCCTTGCCGTGTCTTGTGCGTCCAACGGAATGGCCTGGGCAGCAGATGCGCCCTTATCGAACAAGACGGACCTCGTCAGCGTTTATCAGGAAGCCGTAAACAACAACTCCGATCTGGCGGCTGCCATCGCCCAATACGGCGCGCAGAAGGAAGTCGTGCCCCAGGCCCGCGCCGGGTTGCTGCCGAACCTCTCGGGCGGCGCCGATGTTGCCGAGGTGCGTACGTCGCTCGATCAACCTTCGGGCACGACCAACCGCGATGCTCATTCGTACCAGGCCACTTTGGCGCAGCCGCTGTTCCGCGCCGATCGCTGGTTCCAGTTCCAGGCCGCCAAGGAAGTCAACGAACAGGCTGCCCTGCAGCTCTCGGCGACCGAGCAGAATTTGATCCTGCAAACCGCTGACAGCTATTTCAACGTGCTGCGCAGCCAGGACAACCTGGCCTCGACCAAGGCCGAAGAAGCGGCGTTCAAACGCCAACTCGATCAATCCAACGAGCGTTTCGATGTCGGCCTCTCGGACAAGACCGACGTGTTGAACTCACAAGCCAGCTACGACACCGCACGCGCCAACCGCATCGTTGCGCAGCGCCAGGTGGACGACGCCTTTGAAGCATTGATCACCCTGACCAACCGCCAGTACAACTCGATCTGGGGCATCAGCCATAACCTGCCGATCCTGCCGCCAGTACCGAACGACGCCAAGGCCTGGGTCGAAACGGCGGGCCGGCAGAACCTCAACCTGTTGGCCAGCAATTATGCCGTCAGCGCCGCCGAGCAAACCCTCAAGCAACGCAAGTCCGGGCACTTGCCAACGGTTGATGCGATCGCCAAGTACGAGAAGGGCGACAACGACGCACTGGGCTTCAGCAACCCGAACAACTTGCCCCAGGCGTACGGCGGCAACGTCGAGCAAACGACCGTGGGCCTGCAACTGAACATCCCGATCTACAGCGGCGGCCTGATCAACTCCCAAGTGCGCCAGTCGTATGCACAACTGGACCAGACCGAGCAGCAACGCGAATCCCTGCGCCGCAGCATCGTGGAAAACACCCGCGACCTGCACCGCGCGGTGAACACCGATGTCGAGCAGGTACAGGCGCGCAAGCAATCGATCATTTCCAACCAGAGCGCGGTGGAAGCGACTGAAATCGGCTATCAGGTGGGTACGCGAAACATCGTCGACGTGCTGGATGCGCAGCGTCAGCTCTACTCCTCGGTGCGCGACTACAACAACACCCGCTACGACTACATCCTCGACAACCTGCGCTTGAAGCAACAGGCCGGCACATTGAACCCCGGGGATCTGCAAAACCTGGCACGCTGGCTCAATCCGAACTACAACCCGGACAAGGATTTCCTGCCACCGGATCTGGCCAAGGCGGCAGAGGAGCAGTTGAAAGCGCGCCCTGATCAGTAA
- the thiC gene encoding phosphomethylpyrimidine synthase ThiC codes for MTTKAKIATNLSDSAKVDQQSVQPFTRSQKIYVQGTRPDILVPMREISLDVTPTDFGGEVNAPVVVYDTSGPYTDPNVIIDVRKGLADVRSPWIESRGDTERLSGLSSNFGQERLADPELTKLRFAHVNNPRRAKPGANVSQMHYARQGIITAEMEYVAIRENMKLEVARAAGLLDQQHAGHSFGASVPKIITPEFVRDEIARGRAIIPANINHTELEPMIIGRNFLVKINGNIGNSALGSSIEEEVAKLTWGIRWGSDTVMDLSTGKHIHETREWIIRNSPVPIGTVPIYQALEKVGGVAEDLTWELFRDTLIEQAEQGVDYFTIHAGVLLRYVPMTAKRVTGIVSRGGSIMAKWCLAHHKENFLYTHFEDICEIMKAYDVSFSLGDGLRPGSIADANDEAQFGELETLGELTKIAWKHDVQCMIEGPGHVPMQLIKENMDKQLECCDEAPFYTLGPLTTDIAPGYDHITSGIGAAMIGWFGCAMLCYVTPKEHLGLPNKDDVKTGIITYKIAAHAADLAKGHPGAQIRDNALSKARFEFRWEDQFNLGLDPDTARSYHDETLPKDSAKVAHFCSMCGPKFCSMKITQEVREYAANQRIEAVDVDVAQGMAEQAERFKQEGSQLYQKV; via the coding sequence ATGACTACAAAAGCAAAAATCGCCACCAACCTGAGTGACTCGGCCAAGGTCGATCAGCAATCGGTTCAGCCGTTTACCCGCTCGCAAAAAATCTATGTTCAGGGCACCCGCCCGGACATCCTCGTGCCGATGCGCGAAATCAGCCTGGACGTGACGCCGACCGACTTCGGTGGCGAGGTCAACGCGCCGGTGGTGGTGTACGACACCTCGGGCCCGTACACCGACCCCAATGTCATCATCGATGTGCGCAAAGGCCTGGCCGACGTGCGTTCGCCGTGGATCGAATCCCGTGGCGATACCGAGCGCCTGAGCGGCCTGAGCTCGAACTTCGGCCAGGAGCGCCTTGCCGATCCGGAACTGACCAAGCTGCGCTTCGCTCACGTCAACAACCCGCGCCGCGCCAAGCCGGGTGCCAACGTCAGCCAGATGCACTACGCGCGCCAAGGCATCATCACCGCCGAGATGGAATACGTTGCCATCCGCGAAAACATGAAGCTGGAAGTGGCCCGCGCCGCCGGCCTGCTGGACCAGCAACACGCCGGTCACAGCTTCGGCGCCAGCGTGCCGAAAATCATCACCCCTGAATTCGTCCGTGACGAAATCGCCCGTGGCCGCGCGATCATTCCGGCCAACATCAACCACACCGAACTGGAACCGATGATTATCGGCCGTAACTTCCTGGTGAAGATCAACGGCAACATCGGCAACAGCGCCCTGGGTTCGTCCATCGAAGAAGAAGTGGCGAAACTGACCTGGGGCATTCGCTGGGGTTCGGATACGGTCATGGACCTGTCCACCGGCAAACACATTCACGAAACCCGCGAGTGGATCATCCGCAACTCGCCGGTGCCGATCGGTACCGTGCCGATCTACCAGGCCCTGGAAAAAGTTGGCGGTGTGGCCGAAGACCTGACCTGGGAACTGTTCCGCGACACGCTGATCGAGCAGGCCGAGCAGGGCGTCGACTACTTCACCATCCACGCCGGCGTGCTGTTGCGCTATGTGCCGATGACCGCCAAGCGCGTGACCGGCATCGTCTCCCGTGGTGGTTCGATCATGGCCAAGTGGTGCCTGGCGCACCATAAAGAGAACTTCCTCTACACCCATTTCGAAGACATCTGCGAAATCATGAAGGCCTACGACGTCAGCTTCTCGCTGGGCGATGGCCTGCGTCCGGGCTCGATTGCCGACGCCAACGACGAAGCGCAGTTCGGCGAACTGGAAACCCTCGGCGAGTTGACCAAGATTGCCTGGAAGCACGACGTGCAGTGCATGATCGAAGGCCCGGGCCACGTGCCGATGCAGTTGATCAAAGAGAACATGGACAAGCAGCTCGAGTGCTGCGACGAGGCGCCGTTCTACACCCTCGGCCCGCTGACCACCGACATCGCGCCAGGCTATGACCACATCACCTCCGGTATCGGTGCGGCGATGATCGGCTGGTTCGGTTGCGCCATGCTCTGCTACGTGACGCCGAAGGAACACCTGGGCCTGCCGAACAAGGATGACGTGAAGACCGGGATCATCACCTACAAGATCGCCGCGCATGCCGCCGATCTGGCGAAGGGGCACCCGGGCGCGCAGATCCGCGACAATGCCTTGAGCAAGGCGCGCTTTGAGTTCCGTTGGGAAGACCAGTTCAACCTGGGTCTTGATCCGGACACCGCTCGTTCGTATCACGATGAGACGCTGCCGAAGGATTCGGCCAAGGTCGCGCACTTCTGCTCGATGTGCGGGCCGAAATTCTGCTCGATGAAGATCACCCAGGAAGTCCGCGAGTACGCGGCCAACCAACGGATCGAAGCGGTCGACGTGGACGTCGCCCAGGGCATGGCCGAACAGGCCGAGCGCTTCAAGCAGGAAGGCAGTCAGCTGTATCAGAAAGTTTGA